Within Spinacia oleracea cultivar Varoflay chromosome 4, BTI_SOV_V1, whole genome shotgun sequence, the genomic segment ACCATGGGTCAGCTTTTAATTGGGGATTCAGTTCATAGATTCGATTGTATGGTTTGGTTAATAGAGGATCTCATTTTCATGTGTTATTTTTCCTATGCTAAGAAACTCCTGAGCAAAGATAATTACATGTTGCAACCAGTTACTGTGTAGAAAAGCAAGGAATTCTGGAAATCAAATATATAAAATTTTTTTGTAATTGGTTCCATTAGATAGTTGGATTTCATTGTTCTGCATTCTAATGCCAATCTTTTCCTCCATTTATGtgatatttttgtttatttggtaGTCTGTGTATCATGAATGTAATCATTGTTTATTATAAGACGACTAGTAATTTGATTTCTTCCACAAGTATATTTGGTGTGGTCTTATTAGATGTGGGATTGGATAATGAAACATGAGCCGGTGGTTTCAAGAAAGAAAGTTGCTCGCGTCCTATTTTCCGTCAACCTCTTCGCCGCGGCTACCTGTCCCCTCTTTTAGGTTTGCTCGATTCGTTTACctgatttttgttttaagaattagggtttttcaattcgtttttagggttctttgcgtttgttcaattcttttttagggtttgttcaattcgtttcttcaattcattttttcaattcgtttttagggttcaattcgtttgttcaattcgtttttagggtttgttcaatttgtttttacggtttgtttaatttgtttgttcaattcgtttgtccAGTCACTGTAGCTAGGCCTAACATGGTAGGAGTATGTGAGAGACACTGACAAAATAAATCAATGTAACAATGCAACTATTTTCTATGCGCATCCTCTGCTAGATTTTCCTGTATATAGACTTAGTGAGGTAGTGTACAGTTGTTGTCACTGACTCATTGGtttggcttaacttcccttgctTTATTCCAAATCATGTTTTGATGACGAGTTCTGGTCTTCCCGTTATGATTATATTTTGGCCTTCATCTCTGTTCCACATTACAAGCTTTTTGCTTAAAAGACATCCTAATTTGAAAGTGTAACAATTTTTTTCATGAAAGTACTATTCTTAGAGGTCGTACCCAGTTATTCTCATAAAGTTGTGAGATCTCGGTAGAGTCCAAGAAGTCAATGATCTCTTTGCAACTACCATTTTTCCATATGATATGTAAGGTCGGTTATTAGTTTGTTGTAGTGTAGATTCCGGGTGATAATCATTCTTGCTTGTGAGTATAATTTTTAGGTCAGCATAGCTTCTTCATCCCTGAAAATAAATCATTCGTGATAGCCTCAATCTCAAAATAGtataatcccccccccccccatttgtatatatgttttaagtttttaacaGAAGATTGATTAGTTAATTCGGCTTTGGTAGGCTGTCGTTCATAGAGCTAAGAACTCAAAATATTCAGCTGATGAGGATATGGAGGAGACAGATGTTAAAGATCCAAATTTAAAGCAATCTCTGGAGTCTGCTACTTCTCAGATTAGCCAGCTAGCTCTTTCTAATAGTCCTACTGGTAAATCTTCACTGAATTCTATTGTGGGATCAGATACGGCCAATGCAGGTGTAGATATTGACTTTTTGACTTTTTATGTCTGTACATTGATGATCTGCATGCAGGTGTTGCCAATCTTGCAGCTGTTTTTCTGTTCCCGCTTTTcataaattattttcagatGGGTGTCACTGGAGCAGCCACTGCCACCGTTGTGTCTCAGTATGCACTTTCTTCCTGAAGTCTGTTAGTCGGCTTTCTTTTAACTATATTGGTAATCATGCTGCTTGTTTGTGCTCCAGATACATAGGTAGCTTCTTGATGATTTGGTTTCTTAGCAAGAGAGTAATATTATTACCTCCAAAATTTGGAGATCTGAAGTTTGGGGTCTATTTAAAATCTGGTGAGTGTCAGAGAAATGTTTATGGTTATTTTCTGTTTTTGATTCTTTATCCAACACATTGATTTTAATAACCTTCTACTTAATAATCACCATTACAAACTTCTTAAATTAGTCTGCTTAAGTGGCCATTGTTTGTACCTACTTAAAGTGTTACTCGTACATGTTTGGATTGCCGTCTGTTTCCTTATGTTTACCTTTTTTCCAGGTGGATTTCTGATTGGAAGAACTGTGGCTGTTTTGATAACTATGACGATTGGGACCTCGATGGCTGCTCGTCAaggtcctctagctatggctgcTCATCAAATCTGTATGCAAGTGTGGTTGGCTGTCTCTCTTTTAACTGATGGATTGGCCGCATCTGGTCAGGTATGAGCTTTCATCTAACTAGGAGGTTCGATATCCAGGCTATAGGTTTTTCAGGCATCTAGACTACCTCTATTCTACAGTGCTTGTccattatgatttatgattatcacaaaagttgaagattgtgaataatgtgtgggttttaaccaaataggaaaagcttcttggattaataagcatttgttgttgtccaaagatcctgatttgtgaacaataaaccaaataggaaaagctacatattttctcagagtattacacttattacatgtttaatatgaatagttttaactttctaacactcattccaatctacttatgcaaatttaaggcttgtttggtcgttataggtcatattaggctaaaatgaggcttttttgctcccaaatatgaaataaagaaccttaggactcattttaaacctattaaatgttttatatgattagttttaactttacaagacttaatccaatctatttatgcacattcatgacttctttggccgttataggtcatatttaggctaaaatgacattttcgctcccaactttgatctaacgaacttaaaaactaatttcaaacttattacatgattcatatgattatttttaactttttaagactcaatcctatctattatgcacatttgagacttgtttggtcgttataggtcccaactatgaaccaaagaacctaaggactcattttaaacttactaaatgttttatatgcttatttttaactttctaggactcattccaatccatttatgcacatttaaggctcattgtgtcgttatgggtcatatttaggctaaaatgacattttcgctcccaactttgaacttaagaacctaatgactcattttaaacttattatatgataaatatgcttagttttaagtttctaagacttattctaatctacttatacccatttaatgcttgtttgatcgttataggtcatatttaggataaaataaggcattttcgatcccaactttaaaataaagaacctaaggacttattttaaacttattacatgtttaatatgcttagttttaagtttctaagacttattctaactacttatacacatttaaggcttgtttggtcgttatatgacatatttaggctaaaatgacattttcgctcccaactatgaaccaaagaacctaaggactcattttaaacttactaaatgttttatatgcttatttttaactttctaggactcattccaatccatttatgcacatttaaggctcattgtgtcgttttaggtcatatttaggctaaaatgacattttcgctcccaactttgaacttaagaacctaaggactcatttttaaactattatatgattaataagcttagttttgagtttctaggacttattctaatctacttatacccatttaatgcttgtttgatcgttctaggtcatatctaagctaaaataaggcatttttgctcccaactttaaaataaagaacctaaggactcatttaaaacttattacatgtttaatatgcataattttaacgatctaagactcgttccaatctatttatgcacctataggctcattgggtcgttataggtcatatttaggctaaaatgagcattttctctcccaaatttgaaataaagaacctaaggactcattttaaaccttttaaatgattaatatacttagctttaagtttcccagactcgttccaatctatttatgcacatttaaggttcattgggtcgttataggtcttatttaggctggattgacattttcgctcccaactttgaactaaagaacctaatgactcattttaaactttttacatgtttaatatgcatagttttaactttctaagactcattcgaatctattaatgcacatttaaggctcattggttcgttataggtcatatttaggctaaaatgatattttcgctcccaaatttgaactcaagaacctaaggacttattttaaactttgtacatgattaatatgcttagtttgaagtttccaagacttattccaatctatttatgcacatttaaggtttgtttggtcgttattggccatatttaggctaaaatgagtattttctctcccaaatttgaaataaagaacctaaggactcattttaaaccttttaaatgattaatatacttagctttaagtttccaagactcgttccaatctatttatgcacatttaaggttcattgggtcgttataggtcttatttaggctggattgacattttcgctcccaactttgaactaaagaacctaatgactcattttaaactttttacatgtttaatatgcatagttttaactttctaagactcattccaatctatttacgcacatttaaggctcattgggtcgttataggttttatttaggctaaaatgacattttcgctcccaaatttgagctACATAACCTAAGAATTCATTTtataccttttacatgattaatatgcttagctttaagtttccaagactattaggacattgttattagttgcttgaatgttaaagtgtgatatttaatttgaatttaatctaatgcttagttgaaatttctgtttttgtaaaggtctacactccgaggaatgcgcctatactagtgaggaaattgatgtggttagTGAGCAACGGGCTAAGTGTTTTACCCGCAAGTATTTACTATTGGcttgagcgcgcttgatcgaggtggtttagttgttatagaacaatcgtttccattaaaatgtatgcgtacattgaaattggaacgtatatttgaatgtagtacgtgcactttggttttgggatatatatatatgtatacaaaacaccagttattattttttatatttgttctacaggttgcgatattttatttattgttgttgacaggttcctatatttggtgcaagacaccctaggtatagataaataaaactaaaattttcccgccaaaagcacagctttgttgcagggggcatatacttgttcgctgcaacaagtgtgtaaaattaggcaaaaatcaagacttgttgcagcgtacaaaatgatgtacgctgcaacagactggtttgttgcagcgggcttttatttgtacgctgcaacaaactggtttgttgcagcagcgtacaaataaaagcccgctgcaacaaaccagtctgttgcagcgtacatcattttgtacgctgcaacaagtcttgaattttgcctaattttacacacttgttgcagcgtacatgcaaatgtacgctgcaaaaaagtacttttcgcagcgtacattgtacgctgcaacaagtcaatacttgttgcaggccccccagttgcagcatacgatgtacgctgcaacaggggtctaaaagcccgctgcaacaagggttttttctactagtgatacaACGTTTATTCTGCTTCAGCAACACTGCAGCTGGCATGCAGTTAATATAAACAGAAAGTAGTCTAAATACCAACATACCAGCATTCAACTTATGATAATTGTGatattatccttattaggtcaaCATATACATGTATAGAAATAGGTGAAGTACTAGCATTGCAACGCCACTCATATGGAATAAGAAAAACAACAGAGGAAGGAGATGCCTAATCTAAccagaataaaaacaaaatatttatatatttagacCCATAAAATGACCTAGAAAAAATTGATGAAATGTATTCTCTATCCCTTAACACTAAAGTCTATAGCAGATTAGCAGCAGTTCATATACATATACTTGCGTTTCAGAGTTCAGATTAGAGTTGATTGTCTGATACAAATGAATATGATACGATTTGAGATCCCATACAACGTCTTAAGAGCTGGTAGAAGTGTCAAACAACAAACTTTTTTAGGCTTCTGATTCACAGATACTCTGAAGGCATCTTTCGAAATTCCAACAACTATTGGTAGTGACCAAGGATTCCACTCAATAGCTTGATTGAGTTTGTAGTTCACATTTGTGACGTTTTGTTGATTGGGGTATTAGTTTTATGCATCCATTTATGCTAATTATACataatttctttgtttttatttcTTTACTTATTTGTTTTCTATGTTTGAATAACAGCACCGCCAGTGCAGAAACCGTGAGAAGTACAATCAGGAGGCTCGGGGAGCAGAAGGGGAGTTAGATCTTTCATGTGTACTACACCAAAGTGAGTTGCGATCGGTTCGTTCCTCGGGCCGTGCTCATGGACCCGATAACTTAGTGTGGACTAGAGTTTCTGACCTTTGGAACTCTGAGTAAACCTTTGAAAAACTATTGTTTCAGCTTTATTTTTCCTCAAAAATTATGTTTTTATGTGACTAATTTGTGGGTTGATTAGAGTTGATGATGATAATTTACCTTATCTTAGAGGATTTCAGTGAGATCAATGATCTATGATCTGATTGTTACACACACTGAAGCTCTTATATCTCTCTTTCATAGTTATTCCAACTATGATAGCGTTGCGGAATGTTGGTTGTTTACATGCATGTGCATGAAGTATATTGTTTCTTGCTATGACGAGATAAAGAACACGGGAGTGTTCTGTAGGTCGATCTATTGGTCTTGCCGTGAGCCTTTCAAATAGACGACTTCTCCTACTACCGAGAATTACTTTGTTAAATACACTAATATCATATTTACTTTAATTCATTATATATAGATGTGAATGTTAGGTTGCATCCAAATACCAATTCCGTAGGAGAAAATATGTTCCTTATGGTGTAATGGCTGTGATGCTAGATAAATTTATAGGAATGTGGTTTATCTTAATCAGTGACTTTGTTTCTTTTGTGTCATATGATCATGGAAAGGCTTTTATACATATCAATTCATAGTTTATTCTTTGCTATTTGTGTTGTGATGAAATCTAAGGCGTTGGGTAGCAACTCTGATCTTTTTGGTTGAAGACATCCAACTTGGTTGTGGTTCTGAGCAGATTTTCTGGCATCATAACTCCGTCTTTGGGCAGTTTAGGGCAGGTCATAACTGGGCGAAAGATAATTATACTGAAGGTGTTGTAATAGCATAAATTTTTAATAcactcgcacgcatcgcgtgcatataagactagtttataaataattaaataacatGTGTCATTTATCtatattaatttataaatacccGAATACACTAATTCACC encodes:
- the LOC110790615 gene encoding protein DETOXIFICATION 45, chloroplastic-like, translated to MEETDVKDPNLKQSLESATSQISQLALSNSPTGVANLAAVFLFPLFINYFQMGVTGAATATVVSQYIGSFLMIWFLSKRVILLPPKFGDLKFGVYLKSGGFLIGRTVAVLITMTIGTSMAARQGPLAMAAHQICMQVWLAVSLLTDGLAASGQVYTPRNAPILVRKLMWLVSNGLSHRQCRNREKYNQEARGAEGELDLSCVLHQSELRSVRSSGRAHGPDNLVWTRVSDLWNSE